In Haloarchaeobius amylolyticus, the genomic window CGGGTGAAGATCGAGTGCGGATGGCCGCCCGGCAGCTGTCGGAGCCGCGGACGGCAAACTGGATCGCCTCCGAAGCGGGCTGGTCACACGAGCCGACCAAGCGCGTCCTCGAACGACTCGTCGACGATGGTATCCTCCACCGTGACGAGAGCGGAACGCACACGACGTACTACCCTGATTACCGCCGCCAGGCGATGCAGGAAGCGATGCGCCTCCGGGATAGCGGGCACACTGTCGAGGAACTCACGGACCGGCTCGCCGATATGAAGGCGCAGATCCGCGACTGGGAGGACGAATTCGACGTCGAGTCACCGAACCAGCTTCGCGGAACGCTCGCCGAGGAGGGGCTCGACGCCGACGAAGAAGACCGCCGGCGTGAGATCGCCCGCGAGTGGGAACACCTCCAGCGTCGCATCGACATCGTCGGCTTCGCCATCCGCGAGTGGGACTTCCTCACTCCAACAAACGAGCCTGCCGAGGCCAGTAGCTGACGGATGTCGGTCCCGCATCCCGGTGGCGACCCGAACGCAAACCTCTACGCCCAGCTGAAGCGGGATGTTCTCGACCGCGTGCCACAGATCACGACGGTCGAGTTCGTTCCTGATGATATCGAGGCCAAGCAGTTGCGGGCCCGTTTTGATCCAGCCCGCCTTGCCCCTTCGACAGGGCCTGAGTCGCCGGAACTGTCCATCAAGTGGTATCGACAGGACCCACACGATTGGTTCCGTATCAACTACACCGACCCGAACACGGGATTTCACGCTGGCTGGCACCAGGACGAAGACCATCCAGATCTCGGACGAACGCATTTCCAGTACTCAGCCGACGATGAGGAAGATCGCTGGGGAATCACGTTCGAACACGAGACCCCTCGCTGGTCCTCTGGGAGATCATCGAAGCGCTCCTCGAGGATGTCCGTCCGACCTACCAGTACGGGAACGAGGACTCATGACACCACGAGAACGCACTGATCGGTCGCTTGCGAGCTCCTTTGAACGGTATCTCCAGGACAAGGGCAAGGGTCGTGGTGGCGACGGCGGGAACTATCGACGAAACGCTGCACGCGAGCTGGAGCGGTTTGCTGAGTGGGCCGCCGGCGAGCGCGGCGACGACGACTGGACCGGGATTGTTCCCGACGATGTCGACCGGGAGCCCGCTTTCGAGGACCTCGACGAACGCGTCTTCCGGGAGTACGCCCGGCATCTCAGTGGAGATCGCGGACTCAAGCAGAATACCGTACAAACCTATTATCGCTATATCTCCGCGTGGTGCGGCTGGTGCGTCAACGAGGGGTATCTCGAAGCGCACTACGCACAGCGGGCGAGTGCGATGGCGCCGCTCCCTGAAGACGACGGTCGCAAGCCCGGCGACCAGCAGGCCTGGACGTCCGAACAGCGCCACGCACTCACCCGTCACGTCGACGAGCGAGCCCGTGACGCTATCGAGACGTACACGACACTCCCGGAGGACACTGACCCCCTCGACAAGCAGCGAACGCACTACGCGGCGCTGAAGGTGACTCGCGACCGTGCTCTGGTGTTCGTCCTTGCGTACACCGCCGTTCGCGTCGGTGAGCTTCTCCGTGACCCGAACGACCCGCGCCGGCGCGGCGTCCGCTGGGAGGACCTCTCCCTTGACGACGGGAGTATGGACGTCTATCGGAAGAAACAGCAGTGGGACGCCGCTAGTCTCCCTGACCCGGTGATCTCGCCGCTGCGGAGCTATCGCAAGCTGATGGACCCACCGACGGAGCGCTGGCCGGTATTTCCGACTTTCGACCAACGGACGCTCGCAGGACTCGTCCAGGATGAACTCGCCGACCGAGGGAAACGTCCAGAGGAAATCACTGACCGTCGTGAGGCGTACGCTCGTGACCTCCTGCTGGCGCTCGATGAGGATATTCAGCCGCCGTCGATCACGACGGACGGCGCACGGTCGATTCTCCAGCGACTCTCTGAGGACGGAGAGATCGACATTGACCATCCGAAACACGACTATCTCGCGCCCCACGGTGGCCGGCGCGGGATGGGTGAGGTCCTTGTCAGAGCCTTTGGATATACCGTCGCTGCTCGATATCTGGATAACTCCGAAGAGATGGTTCGCGAGCGGTACTCTCACATTGAGGCCGGGGAACTCGGAGATGTGGCGACTGAGGCACTCGACGAAGTTGATTCAATTTCCAGAGAGGGCGACAATGTTTAGCAGGGTGTATACTACTTCAGGACATCCTTAGACAGAATCACAAAGGCGGTTTACGGCAGGACACTCCGTGTTTGGCAGGTAGCTTGAAGGTGACCCCCTCAGACATGTAGTGGTATGGCGCTTGATCACGAAAAACTATCTAATCTGAAATCAAACTTGGAAGAGATTGTAGATAAGGTGCCTGCAAGTGATAAAAACAGTGAGAAAATTGTAAATGAAGTCATGGACCGGCTCGGGTTCGTTGAGGAGATCGAAGAGTCTCGTCCGCCCCGACTCTATGTTTTCGGCAGATCTGGTGCTGGAAAATAGTCTCTGATCAATGCCTTAGCCAATCAGACTGTGACCGATGTTGGGGATATTAAGCCGACGACAGTGGAGTCTGAAATTTATGATATTTCATTCCCAGAACGATATGCTGACTGGCAGGTTGTCGACTCAAGAGGGCTATTTGAAAGCGTTAGTCCGGATGGAGACGTCCCCGCAGATACTGTGTCGATGATGGAACGAGATTTACGCGAATATCGACCTGATGTTCTGCTTCATGTTATTACTCCAGATCAGGCAAGAGCAGGAAAAGATGATTTCGAAGCTGTTGAGAAATTACGGAATCAATTGGGCCCACTTTTCCCGCCAGTTATCTATTGTGTGAATAAGGTGGACACGCACATGTCGCCGGGAGGTGACTGGCCGCCGGAGGATAATCTTTCGTTACAAGAGGATATCTACAGCACCCTGAATTTCGTGGCTGATGATCTTCTCGAAGAGCACGAGAAGGAGCCGTTTGATAGGGATAAGCCGTATCTGGGGTATCAGTTCAATTCGGAGACGCATATTGGAGCGGTTCCGGTCTGTCTCAAGGAGGGTTCGTATTGGAATGTCGATAACATCTCATGGCTGATCGGCGATT contains:
- a CDS encoding DUF7342 family protein; translation: MTEDESNAKGLMERQTTGEDRVRMAARQLSEPRTANWIASEAGWSHEPTKRVLERLVDDGILHRDESGTHTTYYPDYRRQAMQEAMRLRDSGHTVEELTDRLADMKAQIRDWEDEFDVESPNQLRGTLAEEGLDADEEDRRREIAREWEHLQRRIDIVGFAIREWDFLTPTNEPAEASS
- a CDS encoding tyrosine-type recombinase/integrase; translated protein: MTPRERTDRSLASSFERYLQDKGKGRGGDGGNYRRNAARELERFAEWAAGERGDDDWTGIVPDDVDREPAFEDLDERVFREYARHLSGDRGLKQNTVQTYYRYISAWCGWCVNEGYLEAHYAQRASAMAPLPEDDGRKPGDQQAWTSEQRHALTRHVDERARDAIETYTTLPEDTDPLDKQRTHYAALKVTRDRALVFVLAYTAVRVGELLRDPNDPRRRGVRWEDLSLDDGSMDVYRKKQQWDAASLPDPVISPLRSYRKLMDPPTERWPVFPTFDQRTLAGLVQDELADRGKRPEEITDRREAYARDLLLALDEDIQPPSITTDGARSILQRLSEDGEIDIDHPKHDYLAPHGGRRGMGEVLVRAFGYTVAARYLDNSEEMVRERYSHIEAGELGDVATEALDEVDSISREGDNV
- a CDS encoding YcjF family protein codes for the protein MTDVGDIKPTTVESEIYDISFPERYADWQVVDSRGLFESVSPDGDVPADTVSMMERDLREYRPDVLLHVITPDQARAGKDDFEAVEKLRNQLGPLFPPVIYCVNKVDTHMSPGGDWPPEDNLSLQEDIYSTLNFVADDLLEEHEKEPFDRDKPYLGYQFNSETHIGAVPVCLKEGSYWNVDNISWLIGDFLPAEAKLQFFQAQQRDELMRRWARSRTWETSVGAAGVGAAPMPVADFAILTGIQLLLVAFLGAASCRDLEWSTVSDYLSAMGASSVAGVGARGLARTMIQVIPVGGTAISAAVAFGTTWAIGRSAEEYFFNDNVVKPSEFMSDGKELFREQFSREN